A stretch of the Chitiniphilus purpureus genome encodes the following:
- a CDS encoding PEP-CTERM sorting domain-containing protein (PEP-CTERM proteins occur, often in large numbers, in the proteomes of bacteria that also encode an exosortase, a predicted intramembrane cysteine proteinase. The presence of a PEP-CTERM domain at a protein's C-terminus predicts cleavage within the sorting domain, followed by covalent anchoring to some some component of the (usually Gram-negative) cell surface. Many PEP-CTERM proteins exhibit an unusual sequence composition that includes large numbers of potential glycosylation sites. Expression of one such protein has been shown restore the ability of a bacterium to form floc, a type of biofilm.) — translation MSMRYWLALGGLLYGSVASAQLTTVEGRQVKIDYDADRFTFLTFDYQNKEQYFQPKYRTLENGIALDFNAFRLDHTVWQPDDPGRGMVGYYDAYFAFRPKSGYRITGYEAVFSGHYQIESAGRIDFKQIGQPTVQLGAAGGMRSFNHVVHFEGADSPLLNGNVTAVARAYESFAGAFAGELAPGRVQFELQEIALKAVLSPVPEPASGLLLLLGGGALGWRHRRRAKVAAAR, via the coding sequence ATGTCTATGCGGTATTGGCTTGCCCTGGGCGGCCTGCTTTATGGCTCGGTCGCGTCTGCCCAGTTGACCACTGTCGAAGGCCGGCAGGTAAAGATCGATTACGATGCCGACCGTTTCACCTTCCTGACCTTCGATTACCAGAACAAAGAGCAGTATTTCCAGCCCAAGTACCGGACGCTCGAAAACGGCATCGCGCTGGATTTCAATGCCTTCCGGCTCGATCACACGGTATGGCAGCCGGACGATCCCGGCCGGGGCATGGTCGGCTACTACGACGCCTATTTTGCGTTCCGCCCCAAATCAGGCTACCGCATCACCGGCTATGAGGCCGTCTTCAGCGGCCACTATCAGATCGAGAGTGCGGGCCGCATCGATTTCAAGCAGATCGGCCAGCCAACGGTACAACTCGGGGCTGCTGGCGGCATGCGCTCGTTCAACCACGTGGTGCACTTCGAAGGGGCCGACTCGCCGCTGCTCAATGGCAATGTGACGGCGGTGGCGCGTGCCTACGAGTCGTTCGCCGGGGCATTCGCCGGCGAGCTGGCGCCCGGACGGGTGCAGTTCGAACTCCAGGAGATCGCGCTGAAGGCAGTCCTGTCGCCGGTGCCGGAGCCGGCGAGCGGGCTGCTGCTGTTGCTGGGTGGCGGCGCGCTCGGCTGGCGGCACCGCCGGCGTGCCAAGGTCGCCGCCGCGCGGTGA
- a CDS encoding ChbG/HpnK family deacetylase, whose amino-acid sequence MIPLQQRLGFAPDARVLILHADDIGMCQATVSAWRGLLDAGLLTSASAMAPCGWFAHAAEVAAEYGERADLGLHLTLNCEFTRYRWGPLTGNAPETGLVDGHGYFHDKARGTHAALNIAAAARELAAQVAHAQRFGIDLTHLDSHMLTLFHPELVTLYLDLCRQHRLPPLLLDDVAETARLAVIPEQWAQGIVAQARAAMQAGDALLLDSWEVLPFNLALSPAERLTWACRWLDQRGPGVHCLVGHPADDTPELRALAPDWATRVADRQVLGSHALGAAIAERGFKLVGMRALQALLTR is encoded by the coding sequence ATGATCCCTTTGCAACAACGGTTGGGTTTTGCCCCCGATGCCCGCGTGCTGATCCTGCATGCCGACGACATCGGCATGTGCCAGGCCACGGTCAGTGCCTGGCGCGGTCTGCTGGATGCCGGCCTGCTCACCTCCGCTTCGGCGATGGCACCCTGTGGCTGGTTTGCCCATGCGGCGGAAGTGGCGGCCGAGTATGGCGAGCGGGCTGACCTCGGGCTGCATCTCACGCTCAACTGTGAGTTCACCCGTTATCGCTGGGGGCCGCTGACCGGCAATGCCCCCGAGACCGGCCTGGTCGATGGCCACGGGTATTTCCACGACAAGGCCAGGGGCACACATGCGGCGCTGAATATCGCGGCGGCCGCGCGCGAGCTGGCGGCGCAGGTGGCACATGCCCAGCGCTTCGGCATCGATCTGACCCACCTGGACAGCCATATGTTGACGCTGTTCCATCCGGAGCTGGTCACGCTGTATCTCGATCTGTGCCGGCAGCATCGCTTGCCGCCACTGCTGCTCGACGACGTGGCCGAGACGGCGCGCCTTGCGGTGATCCCGGAGCAATGGGCGCAAGGGATCGTGGCACAGGCGCGTGCCGCGATGCAGGCCGGGGATGCGTTGCTGCTGGATAGCTGGGAGGTCTTGCCGTTCAACCTGGCACTGTCACCGGCGGAGCGTCTGACCTGGGCCTGCCGCTGGCTGGATCAGCGCGGCCCGGGGGTGCATTGCCTGGTCGGACATCCGGCGGACGATACGCCGGAACTGCGGGCGTTGGCGCCGGACTGGGCGACCCGGGTGGCGGATCGGCAAGTGCTCGGCAGCCATGCACTGGGGGCGGCGATCGCCGAACGGGGGTTCAAGCTGGTCGGCATGCGTGCGCTGCAGGCGTTGTTGACGCGTTGA
- a CDS encoding hybrid sensor histidine kinase/response regulator, with translation MQTASHFQLDRLAHAPDWEVFVLDMVSRALSAFNARRVLLVLPHEGRAVIRAQAMRGQRPLSFEDPQAPAHFYGVAGDELDWQLREPAVSLHATDLTAQDIWDEAEPENATLYRLILPLCVDTGLVGLLYCELTDVVRVSLMLDTAAFRLECEALARLLAERVQARREGRMAPDDMTAQLQASLVRAEEYRVLLQKLHGVTLQLTEAPDLDTLYRMAVELGITELGFDRMAVFEAHVPQNLMSGTYGTDNDGCLTDEHWFKSTLPVHPMFQEALSRRDTVVVNEDAALYYNKVVVGRGWNALAGLWIGEEFVGWVAVDNYLRRRPLQPYQREVIKLFGSILAQLIRVKRAEHETRQLNERLSIQAAELARARDAAEAANFTKSEFLATISHEIRTPLNGILGFLQLLHGTQLAPEQRDYVNTIEQSGETLLALINDLLDFSKIEAGKLALQQQPLDLRAVTAQACAMLAARVAQKELALTIHIAPHLPAGYLGDAMRLKQILVNLIGNAIKFTQHGGVTVTLDCVAGAPRIEIADTGIGVPQDKRDLLFERFYQAESGSTRRYGGTGLGLAICKLLVELMGGTIGVKSEPGQGSRFWFQLPAAPADPGTDWVAHWEPLPQMLTYLRDRRLAWLNGSPWRAEIEEYLSRAGVRWVPPDQAELLLCDGDAQGDDARPCIALVWHPPCPGAAHTHYVIKPLLGKIGLVRALQAVFVGEAGERPAAHRTALSTGRRILLAEDSAVNQRVVERYLQQFGYKVVTVENGLEALRCAESQHFDLVLMDWQMPVMDGLEATRRLRAAPASRDWPIVALTANAQAEGEALCREAGMDAYLAKPLDLTRLRSTIERLLDTGR, from the coding sequence ATGCAAACCGCTTCGCATTTCCAGCTCGACCGCCTGGCGCATGCGCCGGATTGGGAGGTCTTCGTCCTCGACATGGTGAGCCGTGCCCTGTCCGCATTCAACGCCAGGCGCGTGCTGCTGGTGCTGCCGCATGAGGGGCGCGCCGTCATCCGTGCGCAGGCAATGCGTGGGCAGCGGCCCCTGTCGTTCGAAGACCCCCAGGCACCCGCGCATTTCTACGGCGTGGCCGGCGACGAGCTGGACTGGCAGTTGCGCGAACCGGCGGTCTCGCTGCATGCCACCGACCTGACTGCGCAGGATATCTGGGACGAGGCGGAACCGGAGAACGCCACGCTATACCGGCTGATCCTGCCGCTATGCGTGGACACCGGTCTCGTGGGCCTGCTGTATTGCGAACTGACTGACGTGGTGCGGGTGAGCCTGATGCTCGACACCGCCGCGTTCCGGCTGGAATGCGAGGCGTTGGCGCGCTTGCTGGCCGAACGGGTGCAGGCGCGGCGGGAAGGGCGGATGGCGCCGGACGACATGACGGCACAGCTGCAGGCAAGCCTGGTGCGCGCCGAGGAATACCGCGTGTTGCTGCAAAAGCTGCACGGCGTGACCCTGCAGCTGACCGAGGCCCCGGATCTGGACACCCTGTATCGGATGGCGGTCGAGCTGGGGATCACTGAGCTGGGGTTCGACCGCATGGCGGTGTTCGAGGCACACGTGCCGCAGAACCTGATGTCCGGTACCTACGGTACCGACAACGACGGCTGTCTGACCGACGAACACTGGTTCAAAAGCACACTGCCGGTGCACCCGATGTTCCAGGAGGCGCTGAGCCGGCGCGACACCGTGGTGGTCAACGAGGATGCGGCACTGTATTACAACAAGGTTGTGGTCGGACGGGGTTGGAACGCGTTGGCCGGCCTGTGGATCGGCGAGGAGTTCGTCGGCTGGGTGGCCGTGGACAACTACCTGCGTCGTCGCCCGTTGCAGCCCTATCAACGCGAAGTCATCAAGCTGTTCGGTTCCATCCTTGCGCAACTGATCCGCGTCAAGCGTGCCGAGCACGAGACGCGGCAGCTCAACGAGCGCCTATCCATCCAGGCGGCCGAGCTTGCCCGGGCCCGCGATGCGGCCGAAGCGGCCAACTTCACCAAGAGCGAATTTCTTGCCACCATCAGCCACGAGATCCGTACGCCGCTCAATGGCATCCTCGGCTTTCTGCAATTGCTGCACGGTACCCAGCTTGCCCCCGAGCAGCGTGACTATGTGAACACCATCGAGCAATCGGGTGAGACGCTGCTGGCCCTGATCAACGATCTGCTCGACTTTTCCAAGATCGAGGCGGGCAAGCTCGCCTTGCAGCAGCAACCGCTGGATCTGCGTGCCGTCACTGCACAGGCGTGCGCCATGCTGGCGGCAAGGGTCGCGCAGAAGGAACTGGCACTGACCATCCACATCGCCCCCCATCTGCCTGCGGGCTATCTGGGCGATGCGATGCGGCTGAAGCAGATCCTTGTCAATCTGATCGGCAATGCCATCAAATTCACCCAGCACGGGGGGGTCACGGTGACGCTCGATTGCGTGGCCGGGGCGCCGCGCATCGAGATCGCCGATACCGGGATCGGTGTGCCGCAGGACAAGCGGGACCTGCTGTTCGAGCGCTTCTACCAGGCAGAATCGGGCTCGACCCGCCGCTACGGCGGCACAGGACTCGGTCTTGCCATCTGCAAGCTGCTGGTTGAGCTGATGGGGGGCACCATCGGTGTCAAATCCGAGCCGGGGCAGGGATCGCGCTTCTGGTTCCAGCTGCCCGCGGCACCCGCGGACCCGGGAACCGACTGGGTGGCGCATTGGGAGCCGTTGCCGCAGATGCTGACCTATCTGCGGGACCGACGCCTTGCCTGGTTGAACGGATCTCCGTGGCGCGCCGAGATCGAGGAGTACCTGTCGCGGGCTGGCGTACGCTGGGTGCCGCCCGATCAGGCCGAACTGCTGCTGTGCGATGGCGACGCCCAGGGCGACGACGCCCGGCCGTGTATCGCGTTGGTATGGCATCCACCCTGTCCTGGCGCCGCGCATACGCACTATGTGATCAAGCCCCTGCTGGGCAAGATCGGCCTGGTCCGCGCGTTGCAAGCGGTATTCGTCGGCGAGGCCGGCGAGCGCCCGGCAGCGCACCGTACGGCGCTGTCCACCGGACGGCGCATCCTGCTGGCCGAGGACAGTGCGGTCAACCAGCGGGTGGTGGAGCGCTATCTGCAGCAGTTCGGCTACAAGGTGGTCACGGTGGAGAACGGCCTGGAGGCATTGCGCTGTGCCGAATCCCAGCACTTCGACCTGGTGCTGATGGATTGGCAGATGCCGGTCATGGATGGCCTGGAAGCCACACGGCGACTGAGGGCCGCGCCGGCCAGCCGCGATTGGCCTATCGTGGCGTTGACGGCCAATGCCCAGGCCGAAGGAGAGGCGTTGTGCCGTGAGGCAGGCATGGACGCCTATCTGGCCAAACCACTCGATCTGACGCGCTTGCGCAGTACGATCGAGCGCCTGCTCGATACTGGCAGATGA
- the rlmD gene encoding 23S rRNA (uracil(1939)-C(5))-methyltransferase RlmD, which translates to MSPVALIESLDHEGHGVAHVEGKTVFIDGALPFETVTFNTYRKKPSFENAQVLRILKESHLRTTPRCPHFGICGGCSMQHMEFTGQVAAKQRVLEDNLARLGNVKPQMLLPAIYGAPWGYRQRARLSVRHVAKKGGMLVGFHEKRSSFIADMTECHVLVPHVAQQLPALRQLVAKLSIFDRMPQIEVAVGEWVTVLVFRNMEPITPEDEAHFKAYADQWGVQIWLQPKGPDSAYPLYPLDAPPLSYTLPEFAIEMPFRPTEFTQVNHAVNRVMVERAINLLDPQPGEAIADMFCGLGNFTLPIARRGARVLGMEGSRQLVERAFEGARHNGLAHLTDFAVANLFEMTEAWLAQLGRFDKMLIDPPRDGAMELVKSISASDAPSRIIYVSCNPATLARDANVLVNVKGYVLKGAGVINMFPHTAHVESIAWFEKP; encoded by the coding sequence ATGAGCCCTGTTGCCCTGATCGAATCGCTGGACCACGAAGGTCATGGGGTGGCCCATGTCGAAGGCAAGACCGTATTCATCGACGGCGCGCTGCCGTTCGAGACGGTCACCTTCAACACCTACCGCAAAAAGCCCAGCTTTGAGAATGCCCAGGTGCTGCGGATCCTGAAGGAAAGCCACCTGCGCACCACGCCACGCTGCCCGCATTTCGGCATTTGCGGCGGCTGTTCGATGCAGCACATGGAGTTTACCGGGCAGGTGGCCGCCAAGCAGCGCGTACTCGAAGACAATCTGGCCCGGCTCGGCAATGTCAAACCGCAAATGCTCCTGCCTGCGATCTATGGCGCGCCCTGGGGCTATCGTCAGCGAGCCCGGTTATCGGTGCGGCACGTGGCCAAGAAAGGCGGCATGCTGGTGGGGTTTCACGAAAAACGCTCCAGCTTCATCGCCGACATGACCGAGTGCCACGTGCTGGTACCGCACGTGGCGCAGCAGCTGCCGGCGTTGCGCCAACTGGTCGCCAAGCTGTCGATCTTCGATCGGATGCCGCAGATCGAGGTGGCGGTAGGCGAGTGGGTCACCGTGCTGGTGTTCCGCAACATGGAGCCGATCACGCCCGAGGACGAGGCCCATTTTAAAGCCTACGCCGACCAATGGGGCGTGCAGATCTGGCTGCAGCCCAAAGGCCCGGACAGCGCGTATCCGCTCTATCCGCTTGACGCACCGCCGTTGAGCTACACCTTGCCGGAATTTGCCATCGAAATGCCGTTCAGGCCCACCGAGTTCACCCAGGTGAACCATGCGGTGAACCGGGTGATGGTCGAACGCGCGATCAACCTGCTCGACCCGCAGCCCGGTGAAGCCATTGCGGACATGTTCTGCGGTCTGGGCAACTTCACGCTGCCGATTGCCCGCCGTGGCGCACGGGTATTGGGCATGGAAGGCAGCCGGCAACTGGTGGAGCGGGCCTTCGAGGGCGCGCGCCATAACGGCCTTGCACATCTGACCGACTTTGCGGTCGCCAATCTGTTTGAAATGACCGAGGCGTGGCTAGCCCAGCTGGGACGTTTCGACAAGATGCTGATCGACCCGCCGCGCGACGGCGCGATGGAATTGGTGAAATCGATCAGCGCGAGCGACGCGCCGTCGCGCATCATCTATGTATCGTGCAACCCCGCTACGTTGGCGCGTGACGCCAACGTGCTGGTGAATGTGAAAGGCTATGTGCTCAAGGGCGCGGGCGTGATCAACATGTTCCCGCATACGGCGCACGTCGAATCGATCGCGTGGTTTGAAAAGCCGTGA
- the wecB gene encoding non-hydrolyzing UDP-N-acetylglucosamine 2-epimerase, translating into MRLLSIFGSRSDVIKMGPIAQALASHAGFESIMCIASQDRFITGNDLSLFNINPDYRLDPMRGNRSLNEICAHWFTTLEPVLQACRPDRVLVHGAGITAMAASLAAYRRRIPIAHVEAGLPTGNPARPQLRDAHRHIIDSVGDLLFAPSLGAAAHLAAEQVPGRVLLTGNTVIDAARHANTRILADPALQERLDAGLPAIPAGRRLLVVTGYHHGPAGSGFAAICQVLAKLTRRDDVHIVYPVRLNPRLRGPIQTTLNGRNNIDLVEPLDYLHFIRLLQRAHMVLTDSGTVQEEAPALGKPVLVMCDASKRPEAVAAGTVRLINGDWINIAGAINRLLDNPAPHLDFVRLSNPYGDGLASTRIVAALAGQPVQPFSPPPQPTTSLHGHA; encoded by the coding sequence ATGAGACTATTATCCATTTTCGGCAGCCGCTCAGATGTGATCAAGATGGGGCCGATCGCGCAGGCACTTGCCAGCCATGCGGGGTTTGAATCGATCATGTGCATTGCCAGTCAGGACAGATTCATCACCGGTAACGATCTATCGCTTTTTAATATCAATCCTGACTATCGGCTCGACCCCATGCGGGGCAACCGCTCATTGAATGAGATATGTGCACATTGGTTCACCACCCTGGAACCGGTGCTGCAGGCCTGCCGACCGGATCGCGTGCTGGTGCATGGTGCGGGCATCACTGCCATGGCAGCGTCGCTCGCGGCCTATCGGCGCCGGATACCGATTGCGCATGTCGAGGCAGGGCTGCCTACCGGCAATCCTGCGCGACCTCAGCTGCGCGATGCCCATCGTCATATCATCGACAGTGTCGGCGACCTGCTGTTTGCACCCAGTCTTGGCGCCGCGGCCCATCTGGCGGCCGAGCAGGTGCCCGGCCGCGTACTGCTGACCGGCAACACCGTGATCGACGCCGCACGCCATGCCAATACCCGCATCCTTGCCGATCCAGCCTTGCAAGAACGCCTGGATGCTGGACTACCTGCGATTCCAGCGGGTCGTCGGCTGCTGGTGGTGACCGGCTATCACCATGGCCCTGCCGGCTCCGGCTTCGCGGCGATCTGCCAGGTGCTTGCCAAACTGACACGCCGCGACGATGTCCATATCGTCTATCCCGTCAGGCTCAATCCGCGGCTGCGTGGGCCGATCCAGACCACGCTGAATGGCCGCAACAATATCGATCTGGTCGAACCCCTGGATTATCTGCACTTCATCCGGTTGCTCCAACGCGCGCATATGGTATTGACCGATTCGGGCACGGTGCAGGAAGAAGCCCCGGCATTGGGCAAACCGGTGCTGGTGATGTGCGATGCCAGCAAACGCCCTGAAGCTGTTGCCGCCGGCACGGTCAGATTGATCAATGGCGATTGGATCAACATCGCGGGCGCGATCAACCGGCTGCTGGACAACCCTGCCCCCCACCTGGATTTTGTGCGCCTGAGCAACCCCTATGGCGATGGCCTTGCATCAACCCGCATTGTCGCCGCGCTGGCAGGCCAGCCCGTACAGCCGTTCTCCCCGCCACCCCAGCCAACCACATCGCTGCATGGCCATGCATAA
- a CDS encoding polysaccharide deacetylase family protein: MLNAYAKRSRLGPVTQPLSNSLPGSPFFAFPRVRPAGVTLSGSPAESYEQFEGRWCMKITTPVGAFTDVVLPVPTPISIPGGDITALVHIESAATCLSVNLFAADSVGYVNYSYAGQTNPASPTFPTIARQGYVHVGINLPTGDNATDPQREWIVGGGAGMAFATTPVAAAKLRITPAAGTQATVRIFGVWHKERAKQSSIVLTFDDGWATQHSAALPILEKYGLRASLGIIGPLINQSTYMTTAQLREFIAAGSECVVHGNPSNPAYPGRLNLACYDTIPEIRADLRANADFLRSNDLVTNNSDQFYIYPQGVWQHAKDDRRILDALAQEGFTAARGTVTNAVSIIGGRWAKYDRWQIPIVGHLWAGAGAGAEDANITRIISRVTAAVNQGRCPWLTFHHFRAPTSAQDIDPANFEKICAAIADLINSGAAVNLLATEFVAQALAQ; the protein is encoded by the coding sequence ATGCTCAATGCCTATGCCAAGCGCTCCAGGCTTGGGCCGGTGACGCAGCCGCTTAGCAATAGTCTGCCTGGCTCTCCGTTTTTCGCGTTCCCGAGAGTACGCCCAGCCGGGGTGACGCTCAGCGGCAGTCCGGCCGAGAGCTACGAGCAGTTCGAGGGCCGGTGGTGTATGAAAATCACCACGCCTGTTGGCGCGTTCACGGATGTGGTTCTGCCTGTGCCAACCCCGATTTCCATCCCCGGCGGGGATATCACCGCCCTTGTGCACATTGAATCTGCCGCCACATGCCTTTCCGTCAACCTTTTCGCAGCAGACAGTGTCGGATACGTCAACTACAGCTATGCGGGGCAGACCAATCCGGCATCGCCGACATTCCCCACTATTGCTCGCCAGGGTTACGTGCACGTCGGCATCAACCTGCCGACCGGCGACAACGCCACTGATCCGCAACGGGAGTGGATTGTTGGGGGTGGAGCGGGCATGGCGTTTGCAACGACGCCAGTTGCAGCAGCCAAGCTGCGCATTACCCCTGCAGCGGGTACTCAGGCCACGGTGCGGATTTTCGGGGTCTGGCACAAAGAGCGGGCAAAGCAATCGTCGATCGTGCTCACCTTCGACGATGGCTGGGCCACGCAGCATTCCGCAGCGCTGCCGATCCTGGAAAAATACGGGTTGCGTGCCAGCCTGGGCATCATTGGGCCGCTTATCAATCAATCAACCTACATGACCACCGCGCAGCTGCGAGAATTCATCGCGGCCGGCAGCGAATGTGTGGTGCACGGCAACCCCAGCAACCCTGCGTATCCAGGCCGGCTTAACCTGGCGTGCTATGACACGATCCCTGAAATCCGAGCCGACCTGCGCGCCAATGCCGATTTTCTGCGTTCAAACGACCTGGTCACTAATAATTCCGATCAGTTCTACATTTACCCTCAGGGGGTATGGCAACACGCAAAGGACGATCGCAGGATTCTGGATGCGCTCGCGCAGGAGGGGTTTACGGCTGCGCGAGGGACCGTGACCAACGCGGTGTCGATTATCGGGGGGCGCTGGGCAAAATACGATCGCTGGCAAATCCCCATTGTGGGCCATTTGTGGGCTGGCGCCGGGGCCGGCGCCGAAGATGCAAACATCACGCGAATTATCAGCCGCGTTACCGCTGCGGTTAATCAAGGCCGTTGCCCTTGGCTAACGTTCCATCATTTCCGCGCGCCCACGAGCGCGCAAGATATCGACCCGGCTAATTTCGAGAAGATTTGCGCTGCCATTGCCGACTTGATTAACAGTGGCGCGGCAGTAAATTTGCTGGCAACTGAATTTGTCGCTCAGGCCCTGGCGCAGTAG
- a CDS encoding lysis protein, which translates to MIPDISAPQRYALLIAISALIGAAVAGSAAWTIQGWRYGARIDRIEGGHAKAAAAAADQALAYQAQLIQQRDAAAARAVQAEAKARATLRESVNENKRLAAAVAAGNVRLRIAATCPSATGPVSAAGESEPLGDGAGAELAASARSDYFALRDGITEQQQKLNACQGALREFGHAP; encoded by the coding sequence ATGATCCCCGATATCAGCGCCCCGCAGCGCTACGCCCTGCTGATTGCCATATCGGCACTGATCGGTGCCGCTGTCGCGGGCAGTGCCGCCTGGACGATCCAAGGATGGCGCTACGGCGCCCGGATCGATCGGATCGAGGGCGGCCATGCCAAAGCGGCCGCCGCGGCCGCAGACCAAGCGCTGGCCTATCAGGCTCAGCTCATCCAACAGCGCGATGCGGCAGCCGCCAGGGCGGTGCAGGCTGAAGCCAAGGCGCGCGCCACCCTCAGGGAGTCCGTCAATGAAAACAAGCGCCTCGCTGCTGCTGTTGCTGCTGGGAATGTCCGGCTGCGCATCGCAGCCACCTGTCCATCCGCCACTGGTCCAGTGTCCGCCGCCGGGGAAAGTGAGCCCCTGGGTGATGGAGCCGGGGCCGAACTTGCAGCCAGTGCTCGATCGGATTATTTCGCCCTCCGCGACGGAATCACAGAGCAGCAACAAAAACTGAACGCGTGCCAGGGGGCATTGCGTGAGTTTGGCCACGCACCATAA
- a CDS encoding lysozyme, producing the protein MDKRLRNRLVAASVGGALSIAVVLQGWFESGDKVYRVPYVDAVGVLTVCDGVTGPEVIKDKLYADAECAALERKHLLIAEAAAKRQIRTYSQLNMWQQAALIDFTYNVGEGNLAGSTLKRRFNAGDIYGGCDELLKWVKGRKGGKLVTLGGLVDRRQIEHELCTEWKS; encoded by the coding sequence ATGGACAAGAGACTACGAAATAGGCTAGTGGCTGCCTCAGTTGGTGGGGCGCTATCCATCGCCGTAGTGCTGCAGGGCTGGTTCGAAAGTGGCGACAAGGTCTATCGCGTGCCCTACGTCGATGCAGTCGGGGTGCTGACGGTATGCGATGGCGTCACCGGCCCGGAGGTTATCAAGGACAAACTCTACGCCGATGCCGAGTGCGCCGCCCTGGAGCGCAAGCACCTGCTGATTGCCGAGGCCGCGGCGAAGCGCCAGATCCGCACCTATTCCCAGCTCAATATGTGGCAGCAGGCTGCGCTGATCGACTTCACGTACAACGTGGGCGAAGGGAATCTGGCTGGATCCACCCTGAAACGGCGCTTCAACGCGGGCGATATTTATGGCGGCTGTGACGAATTGCTGAAATGGGTGAAGGGCCGCAAGGGCGGAAAGCTGGTCACGCTGGGGGGGCTAGTTGATCGCCGGCAGATTGAGCACGAACTATGCACGGAGTGGAAATCATGA
- a CDS encoding MarR family transcriptional regulator has translation MRALAYLADYQGDCITSYGAANHPGGTMDVAQINTLLLDTDISGARTLRVALAIVELGGHQRPIEQKAVADRLGMQQTHVSNAVAELKRHGILTVTECEDGRLYEFRSAAEQLPQKVSALTTDGKSPLTVGGNSMVALTVHGIPQTVSLTVDGNSLAVSGASLPLALSPHTPHTHTPTHEGKPTPTPQPPAATPDGFAEFWDAYPKKVAKDAARKRWEKLKPDAELQAQILSALAVQSRLPDWLKQGGQFVPHAATWLNAKRWEDEVKQPGAAKPVCRPSYDDGQRRDYGQGGLL, from the coding sequence GTGAGGGCGCTTGCCTATCTCGCCGACTATCAAGGCGACTGCATCACGTCCTACGGCGCGGCCAACCATCCAGGGGGCACTATGGATGTTGCCCAGATCAACACGCTGCTGCTTGACACTGACATCAGCGGCGCACGCACGTTGCGCGTTGCGCTGGCCATCGTCGAACTGGGCGGGCATCAGAGGCCGATCGAGCAGAAGGCCGTCGCTGATCGACTGGGCATGCAGCAGACGCATGTCTCGAATGCCGTCGCCGAGTTAAAGCGACATGGCATTTTAACGGTGACGGAGTGCGAGGACGGCCGCCTGTATGAGTTCCGTTCGGCGGCTGAGCAGTTACCGCAGAAGGTAAGTGCACTTACCACAGACGGTAAGTCACCACTTACCGTAGGCGGTAACTCAATGGTGGCACTTACCGTACACGGTATACCGCAGACGGTAAGTCTTACCGTAGACGGTAACTCGCTGGCAGTAAGTGGGGCCTCTCTCCCCCTCGCCCTTTCCCCCCACACCCCCCATACCCACACCCCCACACACGAGGGAAAACCAACACCTACCCCCCAACCCCCAGCCGCTACGCCTGACGGCTTCGCTGAGTTCTGGGATGCCTACCCGAAAAAGGTCGCGAAGGATGCCGCTCGCAAACGCTGGGAGAAGCTGAAGCCGGATGCCGAGTTGCAAGCCCAGATTTTGTCGGCGCTGGCTGTGCAGTCCCGTTTGCCGGATTGGCTAAAGCAGGGTGGGCAGTTCGTTCCACACGCCGCAACGTGGCTGAATGCCAAGCGCTGGGAGGATGAGGTCAAGCAGCCTGGGGCTGCCAAGCCTGTTTGCCGCCCCAGCTACGACGATGGGCAGCGCCGCGACTACGGTCAAGGAGGCCTGCTGTGA